The DNA region ACGACTTCGGGCTGCTCTGGGCCTAGCGGCCGGGCTTCTCCGGGCCGATCTCCTCGGCCACCACGTAGTTGGGCCTGGCACGGACTTCGTCGTAAATCTTCCCGACGTACTCGCCGAGGATCCCCAGAAACGTGAAGATGAACGCGGCGAGGAAGAACATCACAGTCATCACCGATGTCCAGCCTTGGGTGGTACCGGTTCCGAAGATCGCCCCGATGATCACCCAGACGAGGCCGGGCACTGCAAGGACAGTCATCAGAAAGCCCATGAGGGTCATGAGGCGCAGGGGCAGTTTGGAGAACGAGAAGATTGCGTTGGTACCGCCGAGTGTGCGCTTGACCAGTGAATACTTGGTCTCCCCAGCCGCACGCTCACGACGCTCGGCCTCCACGGGTACCTGACGGAATCCGGCAAACGCGCGAAGGCCCGGGAAGTACCGGCCCTTCTCGGGCAGATCGTTGATCACGTCAACCACTTGACGATCCATCAACGAGAACGGACCGGCACCGCGCGGCAGGTCGATGCTCATCACCCGTGAGGCCAGACGGTAGAAGCCGCTGAACGCGGAGCGGAGAAGGCGCCCCTCCTTGCGCCCCTGCGCACGGCATAGACCACATCCGCGCCCTCACGCCATGCCCCAATGAGCCGGGGGATGATCTCGGGGCCATCCTGCAGGTCGGCATCCATCACGATGACCGCATCGCCACGGGCCGCGCGCAGCCCCGCCTCGATCGCCGCCTCATGGCCGAAATTGCGGGAGAGGATCACCGCACGCACTCGTGGGTCGCGCGCTGTCAGCTGGCGCATGACGGATGCGGTCTGGTCGCGTGAGCCATCATCGACAAACACGAACTCGAAGTCGTCGGGCAGTCGGTCGATCTCCTCGGAGACCTCGCGATGGAAGGCCTCGAGAACCTCTTCCTCGTTACACGCCGGGACAACCAGCGAGATCAGCGGCATTCGTCGCCTCGTCGAAGTGGGGCCAGCGTAGTGGACCACCGCGACGCGC from Thermoleophilia bacterium includes:
- a CDS encoding glycosyltransferase; this translates as MVRRVAVVHYAGPTSTRRRMPLISLVVPACNEEEVLEAFHREVSEEIDRLPDDFEFVFVDDGSRDQTASVMRQLTARDPRVRAVILSRNFGHEAAIEAGLRAARGDAVIVMDADLQDGPEIIPRLIGAWREGADVVYAVRRGARRGAFSAPRSAASTVWPHG